The Paenibacillus sp. MBLB1832 genome has a window encoding:
- a CDS encoding ATP-dependent Clp protease proteolytic subunit, with amino-acid sequence MLDRTLYLFDGINKSSVKTIVEQIMKVNQFDEDKDKKEKDFKRVPIDLIINSNGGSVYDGLGLINVIENSKTPVHTYVYGLAASMSLLIAVSGHKRYSGRLSTFMYHSVSTHIDGHLEHLKNRVDETQRLQNMYDEYLLSKTNLQEDELHRVQEHQRNWYMSPEEAMAYGIIDGIV; translated from the coding sequence ATGTTGGACAGAACGTTGTATCTCTTCGATGGCATCAACAAGAGCTCTGTGAAGACGATTGTTGAGCAGATCATGAAAGTGAATCAATTCGATGAAGACAAAGATAAGAAGGAAAAAGATTTCAAACGCGTGCCGATTGACCTCATCATCAATAGTAACGGTGGGAGCGTTTACGATGGCCTAGGTCTCATCAACGTGATTGAAAACAGCAAAACCCCTGTTCATACCTACGTGTATGGACTTGCCGCAAGCATGAGCCTGTTGATCGCAGTCAGCGGTCACAAGCGGTACTCAGGACGTCTCAGCACTTTTATGTATCATTCGGTTTCGACACATATTGATGGGCATCTCGAGCATTTGAAAAATCGGGTAGATGAGACTCAGCGGCTTCAAAACATGTATGATGAGTACCTTTTATCCAAAACAAATTTGCAAGAGGATGAGCTGCATCGCGTGCAGGAGCACCAACGGAACTGGTATATGAGTCCTGAAGAGGCAATGGCCTACGGGATCATCGACGGTATCGTTTAG
- a CDS encoding Cof-type HAD-IIB family hydrolase, whose translation MYKIVFFDIDGTLVNEDKLVPESTVKAIHQLKESGIEPVIATGRAPYFIKPLAELLGIDSYVCLNGGYAVYKGEPLYHRVIAKSAIEALVKLAGEHGHSLVFEGQHTYATDAEDHPFVNSSVTSLKVDLPKYDPHFWQTNDIYQIFLHCEDKDEHLYESIQNEFKLIRWHPHAMDVLPAGGSKAQGIAAMLELLGLKPEDAVAFGDGLNDMEMLSYVGFGIAMGNSHQDLLPYADHVTTHVDEEGVRNGLITAGLLC comes from the coding sequence GTGTATAAAATTGTATTTTTTGATATCGACGGCACACTAGTCAATGAAGACAAGCTGGTTCCCGAAAGTACCGTAAAGGCGATTCACCAATTGAAGGAAAGCGGCATCGAGCCTGTTATTGCGACGGGACGAGCTCCTTATTTTATCAAACCATTAGCAGAACTACTGGGGATTGATTCGTATGTCTGTTTAAATGGCGGTTATGCGGTTTACAAAGGAGAGCCTTTGTATCATCGCGTCATTGCAAAGAGCGCAATCGAGGCTTTGGTCAAATTAGCTGGTGAGCACGGGCATTCGCTTGTGTTTGAAGGGCAGCATACGTATGCGACCGATGCGGAAGATCATCCATTTGTGAACAGTTCCGTCACGTCATTGAAAGTGGATTTGCCTAAGTACGATCCGCATTTCTGGCAAACGAACGATATTTATCAAATTTTCCTCCATTGTGAAGATAAGGATGAGCATTTGTACGAGAGCATTCAGAATGAGTTTAAACTCATTCGATGGCACCCGCATGCCATGGATGTACTCCCTGCAGGCGGCTCCAAAGCACAGGGCATTGCTGCAATGCTGGAGCTTCTAGGCTTAAAGCCTGAAGACGCCGTTGCTTTCGGCGATGGATTAAATGATATGGAGATGCTATCCTATGTCGGCTTCGGCATTGCGATGGGCAACTCGCATCAAGATTTATTGCCTTACGCAGACCATGTGACTACACATGTGGATGAAGAGGGTGTCCGAAACGGCTTAATTACGGCGGGACTTCTTTGTTAG
- the murI gene encoding glutamate racemase, whose translation MKIAFFDSGLGGITVLDEAMRRMPQEDFLYFADTAHVPYGTKSKEEVLTFVKQSVDTIIQDEIKALVIACNTATSIAIAELRNIYNMPIIGMEPAVKPALEMNRGSGLRVLVFATPLTLKEAKYRELVSRIDDMGMVDSLPLPELVEFCENLELEGARMADYFLSKLKDYDLRTYGTVVLGCTHYPFYKRLLSQILPAHIQIVDGSRGTVNRLIQVLQESDQLQGAGSSNVRWMCSNSDPAYLQKMQKALAFLQAAPHS comes from the coding sequence ATGAAAATAGCTTTTTTTGATTCAGGCCTTGGCGGAATCACGGTGTTAGACGAAGCCATGAGGCGAATGCCTCAGGAGGACTTCCTCTACTTTGCCGATACCGCGCATGTGCCTTATGGGACCAAATCGAAAGAGGAGGTCCTGACGTTCGTCAAACAATCTGTCGATACGATCATTCAAGATGAGATTAAGGCGCTGGTGATCGCCTGCAACACAGCTACGAGCATCGCGATCGCCGAATTAAGGAATATTTATAACATGCCCATCATTGGGATGGAGCCTGCCGTGAAGCCTGCACTGGAAATGAATCGCGGATCAGGGCTCAGAGTACTCGTATTCGCTACGCCGCTCACCTTGAAGGAAGCAAAGTATCGAGAACTCGTGTCTCGGATCGATGATATGGGCATGGTGGATTCGCTGCCGCTGCCTGAACTCGTTGAATTCTGTGAAAATCTTGAGCTGGAAGGCGCTCGGATGGCAGATTATTTCTTGTCGAAGCTGAAAGACTACGACCTGCGTACATACGGGACCGTTGTGCTTGGCTGCACGCATTATCCTTTTTACAAAAGGCTGTTAAGCCAAATCCTTCCCGCTCACATCCAGATTGTGGATGGCAGCAGAGGGACCGTCAATCGATTGATACAGGTGCTTCAAGAGAGCGACCAATTGCAAGGAGCGGGTTCTTCCAATGTCAGATGGATGTGCTCTAACTCGGATCCAGCTTACTTGCAGAAGATGCAGAAGGCATTAGCCTTCCTCCAAGCTGCTCCCCATTCATAA
- the greA gene encoding transcription elongation factor GreA: MSNDEVILTPEGLRNLELELEELKTVKRKELAARIKTAISYGDLKENSEYHSAKEEQGFMETRVMTIERMLKKAKVVTNTSTSTVQVGSTVVLNDIEFAEKIEYKIVGSSEANVNENKISYESPLGASLMNKSVGDTISVNAPMGIISYELLEIRV, from the coding sequence TTGTCCAATGATGAAGTCATATTAACCCCTGAGGGTTTGCGCAATTTAGAGCTTGAGCTGGAAGAATTGAAAACCGTAAAGCGCAAAGAGCTGGCCGCTCGTATCAAAACCGCGATCTCCTACGGCGATCTCAAGGAGAACAGCGAGTATCACTCTGCCAAAGAAGAACAGGGTTTCATGGAAACTCGAGTAATGACCATTGAACGGATGCTCAAAAAAGCCAAGGTTGTCACGAATACGAGCACATCTACCGTACAAGTGGGTTCAACCGTTGTGTTAAACGATATCGAATTTGCTGAAAAAATTGAATACAAAATCGTTGGATCTTCGGAAGCGAATGTCAACGAGAATAAAATTTCATACGAAAGCCCGCTCGGCGCTTCCCTCATGAATAAATCCGTTGGAGATACGATTAGCGTGAATGCGCCAATGGGTATCATCAGTTATGAATTACTGGAGATTCGTGTATAA
- a CDS encoding metal-dependent hydrolase, producing MLQKTHSVAGMIAAEVVLIHGNTSYFTWDAVGALLLGCLAGTLADVDKPGSTMAKVLFPLSALLHVLKIKHRTLTHSLLFMALLVMLSLSLSPLYFWVFMLAYASHPLIDLLNDRGVQLLWPIPLKVRILPKWLAIDTGSTSETAFRWLLLIICLVLPFGNYVFPYLHSQ from the coding sequence ATGTTGCAAAAAACACACAGCGTTGCCGGCATGATTGCTGCCGAAGTGGTTCTCATCCACGGAAACACCAGTTACTTCACCTGGGATGCAGTCGGGGCCTTATTACTCGGATGTTTGGCAGGAACTTTAGCCGATGTCGATAAACCAGGTTCCACGATGGCAAAGGTCTTATTTCCCTTATCGGCCTTACTTCACGTACTCAAAATTAAACATCGCACCTTGACGCATTCCTTGTTGTTTATGGCTCTGCTGGTTATGCTAAGCCTTTCGCTGAGTCCGCTCTACTTCTGGGTCTTCATGCTTGCGTATGCTTCCCATCCGCTCATCGATCTCCTGAATGATCGCGGCGTTCAATTGCTTTGGCCGATTCCGCTCAAGGTACGCATTCTTCCGAAATGGCTAGCGATCGACACTGGCTCAACAAGTGAAACGGCTTTCCGCTGGCTGCTGCTAATAATTTGTCTGGTACTGCCTTTTGGGAATTACGTGTTCCCTTATCTCCACAGCCAATAA
- a CDS encoding alpha-L-rhamnosidase, translated as MSTIRILATQCEYRVNPVGLDTLRPRFTWQLEAEGFAIKQTAYQIQVSRDGQHFDTGNLIWDTLRIESNQSVLIAYGGPELKSRTRYFYRVKVWDQTGQESPWSEAAYWEMGLLHASDWEARWITPDPKEIDADAEEAYYLRKSFRVRPSIQQATIYATCHGVYELELNGVRVGDGELTPGWTSYQHRLQVQRYDVTHLLNSGAQHTIGGVLANGWYKGNLAWGDRRNIFGSERALLFQMHITYADGTEELVVSDASWQAGLGPVRMSELYHGETYDARLERSDWSSPTYDTNAWLPVIEVVHGLGNLVMQENELSRVTEILKPIAVIETPAGETLLDFGQNMVGRVQLRVNLPKGTCLELQHAEILDKNGNFYVGNLRKAKQTVTYVCKGGGEEVYAPHFTFQGFRYVKVVGWPAESAFDSSCFTGQVIHTDMEVKGDFECSHALLNQLQRNIVWGQRGNFLDVPTDCPQRDERLGWTGDAQVFIRTAAFNYEVALFFRKWLRDLKADQREDGGVPFVIPHVLGPNEHSSSAWGDAAVICPWTLYQVYGDTRVLEEQYDSMKAWVRYIRNQGDQAYLWQTGFHFGDWLGLDAKEGSYIGATPKDLIATCFYAYSTSLLVQTAEVLGRKEDAAEFSELYERIVEAFHAEFVTPTGRLAGHTQTSLVLPLMFGLVQGATRERFAATLAEYVKEQNYHLTTGFVGTPYLCHVLTENGYHDVAVKLVQQEDYPSWLYAIHQGATTIWEHWDGIKPDGTFWSDDMNSYNHYAYGSIGDWLYRKVAGLDSDDRQPGYQRLLFRPRTDSALTYAKASLVTSYGQVRSEWHLTENGAVQYVFQLPPNTTGEVVLRSTTLANITCNGHKLAESEGVTSFEDRDGHVRIELGSGHYQVQVDVTNS; from the coding sequence GTGAGTACGATTCGAATTTTAGCAACGCAATGTGAGTATCGGGTTAATCCTGTCGGGCTCGACACCCTGCGTCCCCGCTTTACTTGGCAGCTCGAAGCTGAAGGATTTGCCATCAAGCAAACAGCTTATCAGATTCAAGTAAGCAGGGATGGGCAGCATTTTGATACGGGGAATCTGATTTGGGATACTTTACGGATCGAATCGAATCAATCGGTGCTGATCGCGTATGGAGGACCTGAGTTAAAGTCTCGTACTCGTTATTTCTATCGGGTGAAAGTATGGGATCAAACGGGGCAAGAATCGCCTTGGAGTGAAGCTGCTTACTGGGAGATGGGACTGCTGCACGCATCCGATTGGGAAGCACGTTGGATTACGCCCGATCCGAAAGAGATCGATGCAGACGCGGAGGAAGCGTATTACTTGCGAAAGTCGTTCCGCGTAAGACCGTCGATTCAACAAGCCACGATTTATGCGACATGCCATGGTGTTTATGAACTGGAGCTTAATGGGGTACGTGTCGGAGACGGGGAGTTAACACCTGGCTGGACCAGTTATCAGCATCGTTTGCAAGTGCAGCGGTATGATGTCACGCATCTGCTAAATTCGGGTGCTCAGCACACGATCGGTGGGGTACTCGCTAATGGCTGGTATAAGGGGAATTTGGCGTGGGGCGACCGTAGAAACATCTTCGGCAGTGAAAGAGCACTCCTCTTCCAAATGCATATTACGTATGCCGATGGGACAGAAGAGCTTGTTGTGAGTGATGCTTCTTGGCAAGCTGGGCTAGGACCCGTACGGATGTCTGAGCTGTATCATGGTGAAACTTACGATGCGAGATTAGAGCGGAGCGATTGGAGCAGCCCCACGTATGATACGAATGCCTGGCTGCCTGTCATTGAGGTTGTGCACGGATTGGGTAATCTCGTTATGCAGGAGAATGAGCTCTCACGTGTAACCGAAATATTGAAGCCTATCGCTGTGATAGAAACGCCGGCTGGCGAGACTTTGCTTGATTTTGGTCAAAATATGGTTGGAAGAGTCCAGCTGCGCGTTAACTTGCCAAAAGGAACATGCTTAGAGCTCCAGCACGCCGAAATTCTGGATAAGAACGGCAATTTCTATGTGGGGAACCTGCGTAAAGCGAAGCAAACGGTCACTTATGTGTGCAAAGGTGGAGGGGAAGAGGTCTATGCGCCGCATTTCACCTTCCAAGGGTTCCGCTATGTGAAAGTGGTAGGATGGCCGGCTGAGTCGGCTTTCGATTCCAGCTGCTTTACGGGTCAAGTCATTCACACGGATATGGAGGTCAAAGGAGATTTCGAATGCTCGCATGCTTTACTGAATCAGCTTCAGCGCAATATTGTGTGGGGACAACGGGGCAATTTCCTTGATGTACCGACAGATTGTCCGCAGCGTGATGAGCGGCTTGGTTGGACGGGGGATGCGCAAGTTTTTATTCGCACGGCTGCATTCAATTATGAGGTTGCCCTCTTCTTCCGTAAATGGCTGCGGGATCTTAAAGCGGATCAGCGTGAGGACGGCGGTGTGCCTTTCGTCATTCCGCATGTGCTCGGTCCGAACGAGCATTCATCGTCCGCCTGGGGGGATGCAGCGGTCATTTGTCCATGGACGCTCTACCAGGTTTATGGGGACACGCGCGTGCTGGAGGAGCAGTATGACAGCATGAAGGCGTGGGTGAGGTATATTCGTAACCAAGGCGACCAAGCTTACTTGTGGCAAACGGGCTTCCACTTTGGGGATTGGCTCGGTCTAGATGCCAAAGAGGGCAGTTATATCGGCGCGACGCCAAAAGATTTGATTGCGACATGCTTCTACGCGTACTCGACATCCTTACTGGTCCAAACTGCGGAAGTGCTTGGACGCAAGGAAGACGCTGCTGAGTTCTCTGAGCTCTACGAGCGAATCGTGGAAGCTTTCCATGCGGAATTCGTGACGCCAACAGGCAGGCTTGCTGGCCATACTCAAACGTCGCTCGTGCTTCCACTCATGTTCGGATTGGTGCAAGGAGCTACGCGTGAGCGGTTCGCCGCTACACTCGCAGAGTATGTGAAAGAGCAGAACTACCATCTAACCACAGGGTTCGTGGGTACGCCTTATCTATGTCACGTGCTTACCGAGAATGGCTATCATGATGTTGCCGTGAAGCTAGTGCAGCAAGAGGATTATCCTTCTTGGCTATATGCAATTCATCAAGGCGCGACCACGATTTGGGAGCACTGGGACGGGATTAAGCCAGATGGTACATTCTGGAGCGATGATATGAATTCCTATAATCACTATGCCTACGGATCGATCGGCGATTGGCTGTATCGCAAAGTTGCAGGATTAGATTCGGATGATCGTCAGCCGGGTTATCAAAGATTGCTATTCCGCCCACGCACGGATTCGGCACTTACGTATGCGAAAGCGTCGCTTGTGACGAGTTATGGTCAGGTTCGAAGCGAATGGCATCTGACGGAAAATGGTGCGGTACAATATGTGTTCCAACTGCCGCCGAATACGACGGGGGAAGTCGTGCTGCGCAGTACGACGCTGGCAAACATCACATGCAATGGACATAAGTTGGCGGAGTCAGAAGGGGTTACTTCTTTTGAGGATCGGGATGGCCATGTGAGAATCGAGCTCGGATCGGGCCATTATCAGGTGCAAGTGGACGTTACAAACTCTTAA
- a CDS encoding late competence development ComFB family protein → MGVFNAMETVVAQLFEEFRKSYELKCDCKTCQEDMMALVLNRIPPRYTSSEKGQLFVKGEYTNQQLQSDVMRELIAAAAFVESHQHHRDGTASP, encoded by the coding sequence ATGGGTGTATTCAACGCAATGGAAACCGTGGTTGCCCAATTGTTCGAAGAGTTTCGGAAAAGCTATGAGTTGAAATGTGACTGCAAAACGTGCCAAGAGGATATGATGGCGCTCGTTCTGAATCGCATACCCCCGCGGTATACCTCTAGTGAAAAGGGACAATTGTTTGTCAAAGGTGAATATACGAACCAACAATTGCAATCCGACGTCATGCGCGAGCTTATAGCTGCTGCTGCTTTTGTTGAGAGCCACCAACATCATCGCGATGGCACAGCATCTCCTTAG
- the sda gene encoding sporulation histidine kinase inhibitor Sda, which produces MNDRDNLKYISNDTLVDAYINASRMKLSKEFLVFLLVEIQARQLSLFEDNG; this is translated from the coding sequence ATGAATGATCGCGACAATTTGAAGTACATTTCCAATGACACTCTCGTCGATGCTTATATAAATGCAAGCAGAATGAAATTAAGCAAGGAGTTTCTCGTATTTCTACTTGTTGAAATTCAAGCAAGGCAGCTTTCGCTTTTTGAAGACAATGGCTAA
- a CDS encoding sensor histidine kinase, with protein sequence MAIFRKILPTHWFRNQRIRTKIILIYFPLIFVPLFVLAFVSNQVYTNAIVKKTIKNVSDNSSLIITRISGMLTNVESCANMLTINLNKVIVEDPQSLSERETSLQMYTQITNQLSFALLVFPDVQSAAFIDTNNRIYGSNLFMERNKEGIVDSTMLKQIDASSGNNIWFPMQRRNYLTNGEQETIMTLGKRIVNIYTGQKLGILVLNIKESSLSAIYRKIGSIQDGSYFIVDETGVVTSSQHAKDVLEEVAIPEIKAWVTSNAPRSGSASFEYEKTLVVSSELPSFGWKLISMAPLASLTEDTRKITLLIVLLGVVCLFFALLGASMLSQLIAKPIMGLTKYMKRVKEGSLDMEFQVNSEDEIGMLSSGFNAMIRRIQELLRNINWEQKKKREYELALIQAQIKPHFLYNTLDVIYTLSEMGRARDVQRTTKALADFYRAALSKGRETISLEEEIRNVKDYLSIQRIRYSDVFTYEFDIHNDVLQGQIPKLTIQPLVENAIYHGLKTKGSLGLLTVTGEIVDHKIKIVVADDGVGMDAERLEAIVKKAASSQEAVGYGFKNVNDRIQLYFGEEYGLQIKSEQGQGTVVTLWLPFQREEG encoded by the coding sequence ATGGCTATTTTTCGAAAAATACTACCAACCCATTGGTTTCGGAATCAACGGATTCGGACCAAAATTATACTCATTTATTTTCCGCTCATCTTCGTTCCATTGTTTGTGCTGGCGTTCGTTTCCAACCAAGTGTATACGAATGCGATCGTCAAGAAAACGATTAAGAACGTCTCGGACAACTCCTCCTTAATCATTACGCGCATTTCAGGCATGTTAACGAATGTGGAGAGCTGCGCGAATATGTTGACGATCAATCTCAATAAGGTCATCGTGGAAGATCCGCAATCGTTAAGCGAGCGAGAGACAAGCTTGCAAATGTACACCCAGATTACGAATCAGCTTAGCTTCGCCTTGCTCGTCTTTCCAGATGTTCAGTCGGCAGCGTTCATCGACACGAATAATCGTATTTATGGCTCCAATCTGTTCATGGAACGAAATAAAGAGGGGATTGTGGACAGCACGATGCTGAAACAAATCGATGCCTCCAGCGGGAACAATATTTGGTTTCCCATGCAGCGAAGGAATTATTTGACCAATGGCGAGCAGGAGACGATTATGACGCTGGGCAAGCGTATAGTGAATATTTATACGGGCCAGAAGCTCGGTATCCTCGTACTGAATATCAAAGAAAGCTCGCTGTCCGCGATATACAGAAAGATCGGTTCGATCCAAGACGGCAGCTACTTTATTGTGGACGAAACGGGCGTTGTCACGTCATCTCAGCATGCAAAGGATGTGTTAGAGGAGGTCGCTATTCCTGAAATTAAGGCATGGGTAACGTCAAACGCACCTCGAAGCGGATCCGCTTCTTTCGAATATGAGAAAACGCTTGTCGTTAGCTCAGAACTGCCTAGCTTCGGCTGGAAGCTTATTTCCATGGCTCCACTTGCCTCTCTCACGGAAGATACGCGCAAAATCACATTGCTGATTGTTCTCTTGGGTGTCGTATGCTTATTTTTCGCTTTGCTTGGCGCGAGCATGCTGTCACAGCTCATTGCCAAGCCCATCATGGGGCTGACGAAGTATATGAAAAGGGTAAAAGAAGGCAGCTTGGACATGGAATTTCAAGTCAACTCGGAGGATGAGATCGGTATGCTCTCTTCAGGATTCAATGCCATGATCCGGCGAATTCAAGAGCTTCTTCGGAACATTAACTGGGAGCAAAAGAAGAAACGTGAATACGAGCTCGCGCTCATCCAAGCGCAGATAAAGCCGCATTTTCTGTATAATACGCTCGATGTGATCTATACCCTGTCCGAGATGGGTCGAGCTCGCGATGTGCAGCGCACAACGAAAGCGTTGGCGGACTTCTATCGCGCCGCACTAAGTAAAGGCCGTGAAACGATTTCGCTTGAGGAAGAAATTAGGAACGTCAAAGATTATCTATCGATTCAACGCATTCGGTATTCCGATGTGTTTACGTATGAGTTCGATATCCACAACGATGTGCTGCAGGGTCAAATCCCGAAGCTCACGATTCAACCGTTAGTTGAGAATGCGATTTATCATGGTCTTAAAACGAAGGGCAGCCTGGGACTTCTAACCGTAACAGGTGAAATCGTCGATCATAAAATTAAAATCGTCGTCGCCGATGACGGCGTAGGCATGGATGCTGAACGCCTCGAAGCCATTGTGAAGAAGGCAGCTTCTTCACAAGAGGCAGTCGGCTATGGATTCAAGAACGTGAATGACCGCATCCAGCTTTATTTTGGCGAGGAGTATGGTTTGCAAATCAAGAGTGAGCAGGGGCAGGGCACGGTCGTCACGCTGTGGCTCCCTTTTCAACGGGAAGAAGGATAA
- a CDS encoding response regulator yields MQKIIIVDDESIFREYLRTVLDWEAYGFDICAEAKNGLEALEQVELHRPDIALVDITMPFMDGLELTEQLKERYPATSVVLITGHNEFDYARKALKLGVEDYILKPFSKDELVLTLLKLQKEHEKAREERSTLIENQQLMKESYLNHLLSPEYHQSSEETALRLQQLGESFTSSLFVVACIEIDHMDVKWNQVSERLLWKYAVTNILNEALEETGHHLIFNGPEGRIICLVEHLGSRELEVPALDGYEKLIFLIKKYLKFTITIGVGRSQSGFTGIRTSYLEALEALQNKFVLGNDRVIAYGTNALDSGKEALFPTEINEELLVLLRMHQGDKVEEKLEEVFHSIREQRLSLEYTYVISMGLISVCLSYITEMGHPIADCFGEAFYPYSEIKRLGSIESTSAWIKELFGKAMQYTHKHKKTRSSKIAQSAKDYIEANYGDTELQLDQIAQQVYINPSYLRAVFKKEIGMTVTDYVTHVRMHKAKELLGKGNIRLSDIAEQIGVSDPSYFSKSFKKFFGYSPSEYENNRL; encoded by the coding sequence ATGCAGAAAATTATTATTGTCGATGATGAATCGATTTTTCGTGAATACTTGCGTACCGTCCTCGATTGGGAGGCGTATGGTTTTGATATTTGCGCGGAGGCGAAGAACGGCCTAGAAGCCTTGGAACAGGTGGAATTGCACCGGCCAGATATTGCGCTCGTCGACATCACCATGCCATTCATGGACGGTCTGGAGCTGACCGAGCAGTTGAAGGAGCGATACCCAGCAACGAGTGTGGTGCTTATCACGGGTCATAATGAATTCGATTACGCGCGCAAAGCGTTAAAGCTCGGCGTTGAAGATTATATCCTCAAGCCCTTCTCAAAGGACGAGCTCGTGCTTACCCTGCTGAAACTGCAGAAAGAACATGAGAAAGCACGGGAAGAACGTTCGACCCTGATTGAAAATCAGCAACTGATGAAGGAGAGTTACCTCAATCATCTGTTAAGTCCGGAATATCATCAATCCTCAGAGGAAACCGCATTGCGCCTGCAGCAGCTAGGGGAGTCGTTCACCTCCTCGTTATTTGTTGTGGCGTGCATTGAGATTGACCATATGGATGTCAAATGGAATCAGGTGAGTGAAAGGCTGCTTTGGAAATATGCGGTCACTAACATTTTGAACGAAGCATTGGAGGAAACGGGGCATCATCTCATTTTCAACGGACCTGAAGGTCGGATCATTTGTCTTGTTGAGCACCTTGGGAGCAGGGAGTTGGAGGTACCAGCGTTGGACGGGTATGAAAAGCTTATTTTTCTCATTAAAAAATATTTGAAATTCACGATCACGATCGGTGTCGGTCGTAGTCAGTCGGGTTTCACAGGCATTCGGACATCGTATCTGGAAGCACTCGAAGCGTTGCAAAACAAGTTCGTCCTCGGGAACGATCGTGTGATTGCCTATGGCACGAATGCTTTGGATTCAGGCAAGGAAGCACTTTTCCCAACAGAGATTAACGAAGAATTGCTTGTACTGCTCCGCATGCATCAAGGGGATAAAGTGGAAGAGAAGCTGGAGGAAGTTTTCCATTCGATCCGTGAACAACGGTTGTCTTTGGAATACACCTACGTGATCTCAATGGGGTTAATTTCGGTATGTCTTTCGTATATAACGGAGATGGGACATCCGATCGCGGATTGCTTTGGCGAAGCCTTTTATCCTTACAGTGAAATCAAGCGCCTTGGTTCGATCGAGAGTACATCGGCATGGATTAAAGAGTTGTTCGGGAAAGCGATGCAGTATACCCATAAGCATAAGAAAACGCGTTCATCGAAAATCGCACAATCCGCCAAAGACTACATCGAAGCGAACTATGGCGATACCGAGCTTCAGCTTGATCAGATTGCGCAGCAAGTGTATATTAATCCGAGTTATTTACGGGCTGTGTTTAAGAAAGAGATCGGAATGACGGTGACTGACTATGTGACCCATGTTCGTATGCATAAAGCGAAGGAGCTGCTGGGCAAGGGCAACATTCGACTTTCGGATATTGCCGAGCAAATCGGCGTAAGTGATCCTAGTTATTTTAGCAAAAGCTTTAAGAAATTTTTCGGATATTCACCTAGCGAATATGAGAATAATCGACTATAA